The Pelodiscus sinensis isolate JC-2024 chromosome 24, ASM4963464v1, whole genome shotgun sequence genomic interval TTGGCCTTACCCTAACTCTTATTTCTGATTTCACCTTAACCTGCAATTTCACTGTAATAGTTATTTCTGATTTCATCCTAACCTTTAACGTCTCCTTAACTTTTATCTTTGATTTCACCCTAATCTGCAATTTCACCTTAACAAGCAAGTTCACCTTAATGCTAACATGCAATATCACCCTAACCTGCAGTTTCACCTTAACACTTATCTCTAATTGTCACCCAGCTCTAGGGAACAGCTGGAATGGAGCCGATCTTGGACACCGGACTGGATCTTCCCCTGAGTCAGGAGAGCTTCTCCGATTTATGGAAAACACTGTAAGTATTAGGTGGGGGTAAatcccctcactccctgccccccctccaaatTGTTAGCTTCCGCCATTGGTCCTCCCTGGGCTTCACCCTCCTACCCTGGCATAATCTTTCCTCTCCATCTCAACCGCCCCCttgcctgccccccaggccaCCACCCTGTCCCAACCACACCATCATCCCCACCGACAGGTCCCACACTCTTTGAACTTTAGATGTGAGCTCAGAGAGGGTACAGGCTGAGCGGGGTTCATCTTGCATGGGCAGGAGGGCAGCCTggatagcccccccccccggtacattttttctttttctgtctttcAGTAGCCCCCTGGCAGAAGAGTACCTGGTGAAGCCTGCGGAACCGGTGAGCCAGGAGCTGTTTGTAAGTGCTGGTGTCCAGTGGGGTGGATAGGAGACAGGAATCAGCCCACCTTTCCCAGTTTGAGCACCAGACCCCAGAAGAGGGGTTGGGTGCATTACCATGCTGGGGTCTGGGGCTGTGGTTGAGTGTGGGGGAACGGGAAAAGAAGGGGTGCACCGAGGGGCTCGGCTGGCTGGATCTGATGGGTGGGGCTAGGTTGAGGGGCAAGCAGGGGACAGAGGTACCAGGAGCAGGGGCAGACCTGGAGTGTAGCACTAACCATTCATCATGTCTCCCTCGCAGACCCTACCTGACATGAGCCTGGGCCTGTCTGGCTCTGCAGACTCCTCCCTCCTACTTCCGCAGGCTGGGCACAGCTATGAAAGTTGGGATCTCCCTTGCCTGGCCCTGGAGCCACCGCCCACCTCCTCCACCGTCCCCTCCACTGAAGATTACGCCGGGGAGCACGACTTTCAACTGGCCTTCCAGCAGTCAGGGACTGCCAAGTCCGTCACATGCACCGTACGGACGGGGGGGGCATTGCAAGGAAGATGGAGGATGAGTAACCCAACTGAGCCCCCACCCCATTTCCCTGCTGCACAGTACCCCTAGCACTTCCCTGGGGTAACCCTGCCTGCTGGGGAAGAGCAACccctgctgaggccccgccccgctcctTGCCCCACAGCACCTCCTAGCACcaccctggggccagccctgcttgctagaggagagcaccccctgctgagcccctccctGTCCCACAGTTCTTCCTAGCGCTGCCCTGGGGTCTGTCAGGGCAGAGTGTCCTCTGCTAAGTCCCactctccctctctgcccccctgtaGTATTCCCCAGATCTGAACAAGCTCTTCTGTCAGCTGGCGAAGACCTGCCCGGTGCAGATCAAAGtgtccagccagcccccgcccggctctgTCATCCGGGCCACGGCTGTCTACAAAAAATCAGAGCATGTGGCTGAAGTGGTGAGACGCTGCCCGCACCATGAGCGCTCCGCAGACTACAGTGACGGTGAGGCAGCACAGCCTGGGGGGATGACAACCAGcaaaactccctgctgcaggggatggGAGACTGGGCTGGAGGGATCTCGGGATGCAGAGGGGGCTCTGATCTATGGGAGAAAAAggctggatgctggggaggggggcccagaggTGTCTCCTCTTGAGCTGCTCCCTTGTTTCTCTGGACAGGGGTcgccccagcccagcacctgaTCCGCATAGAAGGGAACCATCAGGCCTATTACCGCGATGACGAGAACACCAAGCGCCAGAGCGTTACGGTGCCCTATGAGACACCCCAGGTACCAGGACACGGGTCCTGTCCCCTCCagggggcaccagctcccacccagccctagGGGAGGGATTGACTCATttaggggggcagggaatggggcatggAGCCTGTCTCCTTTAGGGGGCGCTGCTCTCACATGGCCCCAGGCAGGGACTGTGTGgctcggggggagcgggggcagaAAATGGGGCACTAGATttgtcccctctagggggcgctggtgCCCACCTGCCTctagggcagggactggctggctcagcgggtggggagtggggcagggtccTGTCCCCTCTAGGGGATGCCAGACTAATTGTAATTCCAT includes:
- the TP53 gene encoding cellular tumor antigen p53 isoform X4; amino-acid sequence: MEPILDTGLDLPLSQESFSDLWKTLPLAEEYLVKPAEPTLPDMSLGLSGSADSSLLLPQAGHSYESWDLPCLALEPPPTSSTVPSTEDYAGEHDFQLAFQQSGTAKSVTCTYSPDLNKLFCQLAKTCPVQIKVSSQPPPGSVIRATAVYKKSEHVAEVVRRCPHHERSADYSDGVAPAQHLIRIEGNHQAYYRDDENTKRQSVTVPYETPQVGSDCITVLYNFMCNSSCMGGMNRRPILAIITLESKNGQLLGRRCFEVRVCACPGRDRRTEEENHRKKLSCRALSGSVVLKESKAKRTLQATTEASENPKKRTVSSNKEVFCLEVHGRENYEMLKKINNALEVAAARPQGELETQRNPKAWLKTRKERGDGPLPQSGKKLLVKEEDSE
- the TP53 gene encoding cellular tumor antigen p53 isoform X3, whose translation is MEPILDTGLDLPLSQESFSDLWKTLSPLAEEYLVKPAEPTLPDMSLGLSGSADSSLLLPQAGHSYESWDLPCLALEPPPTSSTVPSTEDYAGEHDFQLAFQQSGTAKSVTCTYSPDLNKLFCQLAKTCPVQIKVSSQPPPGSVIRATAVYKKSEHVAEVVRRCPHHERSADYSDGVAPAQHLIRIEGNHQAYYRDDENTKRQSVTVPYETPQVGSDCITVLYNFMCNSSCMGGMNRRPILAIITLESKNGQLLGRRCFEVRVCACPGRDRRTEEENHRKKLSCRALSGSVVLKESKAKRTLQATTEASENPKKRTVSSNKEVFCLEVHGRENYEMLKKINNALEVAAARPQGELETQRNPKAWLKTRKERGDGPLPQSGKKLLVKEEDSE
- the TP53 gene encoding cellular tumor antigen p53 isoform X2, translating into MEPILDTGLDLPLSQESFSDLWKTLPLAEEYLVKPAEPVSQELFTLPDMSLGLSGSADSSLLLPQAGHSYESWDLPCLALEPPPTSSTVPSTEDYAGEHDFQLAFQQSGTAKSVTCTYSPDLNKLFCQLAKTCPVQIKVSSQPPPGSVIRATAVYKKSEHVAEVVRRCPHHERSADYSDGVAPAQHLIRIEGNHQAYYRDDENTKRQSVTVPYETPQVGSDCITVLYNFMCNSSCMGGMNRRPILAIITLESKNGQLLGRRCFEVRVCACPGRDRRTEEENHRKKLSCRALSGSVVLKESKAKRTLQATTEASENPKKRTVSSNKEVFCLEVHGRENYEMLKKINNALEVAAARPQGELETQRNPKAWLKTRKERGDGPLPQSGKKLLVKEEDSE
- the TP53 gene encoding cellular tumor antigen p53 isoform X1; this translates as MEPILDTGLDLPLSQESFSDLWKTLSPLAEEYLVKPAEPVSQELFTLPDMSLGLSGSADSSLLLPQAGHSYESWDLPCLALEPPPTSSTVPSTEDYAGEHDFQLAFQQSGTAKSVTCTYSPDLNKLFCQLAKTCPVQIKVSSQPPPGSVIRATAVYKKSEHVAEVVRRCPHHERSADYSDGVAPAQHLIRIEGNHQAYYRDDENTKRQSVTVPYETPQVGSDCITVLYNFMCNSSCMGGMNRRPILAIITLESKNGQLLGRRCFEVRVCACPGRDRRTEEENHRKKLSCRALSGSVVLKESKAKRTLQATTEASENPKKRTVSSNKEVFCLEVHGRENYEMLKKINNALEVAAARPQGELETQRNPKAWLKTRKERGDGPLPQSGKKLLVKEEDSE